Proteins encoded by one window of Candidatus Bathyarchaeota archaeon:
- the pth2 gene encoding peptidyl-tRNA hydrolase Pth2, producing the protein MSQEEFKYKQVIAVRTDLKMSKGKLAAQVGHAAVSASEEAKKKHPEWWQAWLKEGQCKVAVKVKNLAELLELQKEASQMKLPYSLITDRGLTQLPPSTVTCLGIGPAPSIQIDKITGKLPLL; encoded by the coding sequence ATGTCGCAAGAGGAGTTCAAGTACAAACAGGTAATAGCAGTACGAACAGATTTGAAGATGAGCAAAGGAAAGCTTGCCGCACAAGTTGGCCATGCAGCGGTTTCCGCCTCGGAAGAGGCTAAAAAGAAGCACCCAGAATGGTGGCAAGCATGGCTGAAAGAAGGACAATGCAAAGTAGCTGTAAAAGTAAAAAACCTAGCCGAACTATTAGAGCTTCAAAAAGAAGCATCACAGATGAAGCTTCCCTACAGCCTCATTACAGACCGAGGCTTAACACAGTTGCCGCCAAGTACTGTAACGTGCCTAGGTATAGGTCCAGCGCCTAGCATACAAATTGACAAAATAACTGGGAAATTACCGCTTCTTTGA